A region from the Oryzias latipes chromosome 20, ASM223467v1 genome encodes:
- the prkag2 gene encoding 5'-AMP-activated protein kinase subunit gamma-2 isoform X4 — MTEQQDLDDAVSEESERDIYMRFMKCHKCYDIIPTSSKLVVFDTTLQVKKAFFALGANGVRAAPLWESKKQSFVGMLTITDFINILTRYYKSPMVQIYELEEHKIETWRELYLQETFKPLVHIPPDASIFEAVYSLIKNKIHRLPVIDPISGNALYILTHKRILKFLQLFVCEMPMPAFMKQSLQQLGVGTYSNIAYIHPDTPLITALSVFTHRRVSALPVVDHNGRVVDIYSKFDVINLAAEKTYNNLDVTVTQALRHRSQYFEGVMKCNRLETLETIVDRIVKAEVHRLVVVDEDSRIVGIVSLSDILQALVLTPAGLERKESISSQPTEVDTAESETPHRIEPDQNQEQELEPEALKKPELDKESNEDSETAFREASQSCQQRETEEAKAEQREEEGDEETPQRETAETEGQGAEEETHRKTEEKEEAMVEGKEEEVDEKTQEEEQEKKSGEEEEEGEKTEEENNTAECEEQEEEGKNNEDETEEGGEEEGLEHRADEGGSEEEV, encoded by the exons ATGACGGAGCAGCAGGACCTAGATGATGCAG TGTCCGAGGAGTCAGAAAGAGACATCTACATGCGCTTCATGAAGTGCCACAAGTGTTATGACATCATCCCCACCAGCTCCAAACTGGTGGTGTTCGACACAACACTGCAG GTTAAGAAGGCTTTCTTTGCTTTGGGGGCCAACGGAGTTAGAGCCGCTCCACTTTGGGAGAGCAAGAAGCAGAGCTTTGTTG GAATGTTGACCATCACAGACTTTATTAACATCCTGACCAGATACTACAAGTCGCCCatg gtGCAGATCTATGAACTGGAGGAACACAAGATTGAGACATGGAGAG AGCTGTACCTGCAGGAGACTTTCAAACCTCTAGTCCACATCCCACCTGATGCCAG CATATTTGAAGCTGTTTACTCTCTGATCAAGAACAAGATCCACCGCCTCCCTGTCATCGATCCGATCAGTGGGAACGCACTCTACATCCTGACCCACAAAAGAATCCTGAAGTTCCTTCAGCTCTTT GTGTGTGAGATGCCCATGCCGGCCTTCATGAAACAGTCTCTGCAGCAGCTCGGCGTCGGGACATACTCCAACATTGCCTACATCCACCCTGACACGCCGCTCATCACCGCGCTGTCCGTCTTCACTCACCGCCGCGTCTCCGCCCTCCCTGTTGTCGACCACAACG GTCGGGTGGTGGACATCTACTCCAAGTTTGACGTCATT aaccTGGCTGCCGAGAAGACCTACAACAACCTGGACGTGACAGTCACTCAGGCGCTGCGGCACCGCTCGCAGTACTTTGAGGGGGTCATGAAGTGCAACAGACTGGAGACGCTGGAGACCATCGTGGACCGCATTGTGAAGGCCGAG GTTCACAGGCTGGTTGTGGTGGATGAAGATTCTCGTATTGTTGGCATCGTGTCGCTGTCTGACATCCTGCAGGCTTTGGTCCTCACTCCTGCAG gtctgGAACGGAAGGAGTCCATCTCCTCTCAGCCCACAGAGGTTGACACAGCTGAGTCAGAGACACCTCACAGAATAGAACCGGATCAGAATCAGGAACAGGAGCTGGAACCTGAGGCTCTAAAGAAACCCGAACTGGACAAAGAGTCTAATGAAGACTCAGAAACAGCTTTCAGGGAGGCTTCACAGAGCTGCCAGCAAAGGGAGACAGAGGAAGCAAAAGCAGAGcaaagggaggaggaaggagatgaGGAGACGCCACAGAGAGAGACAGCGGAGACGGAAGGACAGGGGGCCGAGGAGGAGACGCATAGAAAGAcggaggagaaagaggaggcCATGGTGGAGGGGAAGGAAGAAGAGGTGGACGAGAAAACCCAGGAGGAGGAACAGGAAAAGAAGAGtggtgaagaggaggaagagggggagaagacagaggaggagaacaacaCAGCTGAATGTGAGGAACAAGAGGAAGAAGGAAAGAACAATGAGGACGAAACTGAAGAGGGAGGTGAGGAAGAGGGACTAGAGCATAGAGCTGATGAAGGAGGCAGTGAAGAGGAGGTGTGA
- the prkag2 gene encoding 5'-AMP-activated protein kinase subunit gamma-2 isoform X5 yields the protein MRFMKCHKCYDIIPTSSKLVVFDTTLQVKKAFFALGANGVRAAPLWESKKQSFVGMLTITDFINILTRYYKSPMVQIYELEEHKIETWRELYLQETFKPLVHIPPDASIFEAVYSLIKNKIHRLPVIDPISGNALYILTHKRILKFLQLFVCEMPMPAFMKQSLQQLGVGTYSNIAYIHPDTPLITALSVFTHRRVSALPVVDHNGRVVDIYSKFDVINLAAEKTYNNLDVTVTQALRHRSQYFEGVMKCNRLETLETIVDRIVKAEVHRLVVVDEDSRIVGIVSLSDILQALVLTPAGLERKESISSQPTEVDTAESETPHRIEPDQNQEQELEPEALKKPELDKESNEDSETAFREASQSCQQRETEEAKAEQREEEGDEETPQRETAETEGQGAEEETHRKTEEKEEAMVEGKEEEVDEKTQEEEQEKKSGEEEEEGEKTEEENNTAECEEQEEEGKNNEDETEEGGEEEGLEHRADEGGSEEEV from the exons ATGCGCTTCATGAAGTGCCACAAGTGTTATGACATCATCCCCACCAGCTCCAAACTGGTGGTGTTCGACACAACACTGCAG GTTAAGAAGGCTTTCTTTGCTTTGGGGGCCAACGGAGTTAGAGCCGCTCCACTTTGGGAGAGCAAGAAGCAGAGCTTTGTTG GAATGTTGACCATCACAGACTTTATTAACATCCTGACCAGATACTACAAGTCGCCCatg gtGCAGATCTATGAACTGGAGGAACACAAGATTGAGACATGGAGAG AGCTGTACCTGCAGGAGACTTTCAAACCTCTAGTCCACATCCCACCTGATGCCAG CATATTTGAAGCTGTTTACTCTCTGATCAAGAACAAGATCCACCGCCTCCCTGTCATCGATCCGATCAGTGGGAACGCACTCTACATCCTGACCCACAAAAGAATCCTGAAGTTCCTTCAGCTCTTT GTGTGTGAGATGCCCATGCCGGCCTTCATGAAACAGTCTCTGCAGCAGCTCGGCGTCGGGACATACTCCAACATTGCCTACATCCACCCTGACACGCCGCTCATCACCGCGCTGTCCGTCTTCACTCACCGCCGCGTCTCCGCCCTCCCTGTTGTCGACCACAACG GTCGGGTGGTGGACATCTACTCCAAGTTTGACGTCATT aaccTGGCTGCCGAGAAGACCTACAACAACCTGGACGTGACAGTCACTCAGGCGCTGCGGCACCGCTCGCAGTACTTTGAGGGGGTCATGAAGTGCAACAGACTGGAGACGCTGGAGACCATCGTGGACCGCATTGTGAAGGCCGAG GTTCACAGGCTGGTTGTGGTGGATGAAGATTCTCGTATTGTTGGCATCGTGTCGCTGTCTGACATCCTGCAGGCTTTGGTCCTCACTCCTGCAG gtctgGAACGGAAGGAGTCCATCTCCTCTCAGCCCACAGAGGTTGACACAGCTGAGTCAGAGACACCTCACAGAATAGAACCGGATCAGAATCAGGAACAGGAGCTGGAACCTGAGGCTCTAAAGAAACCCGAACTGGACAAAGAGTCTAATGAAGACTCAGAAACAGCTTTCAGGGAGGCTTCACAGAGCTGCCAGCAAAGGGAGACAGAGGAAGCAAAAGCAGAGcaaagggaggaggaaggagatgaGGAGACGCCACAGAGAGAGACAGCGGAGACGGAAGGACAGGGGGCCGAGGAGGAGACGCATAGAAAGAcggaggagaaagaggaggcCATGGTGGAGGGGAAGGAAGAAGAGGTGGACGAGAAAACCCAGGAGGAGGAACAGGAAAAGAAGAGtggtgaagaggaggaagagggggagaagacagaggaggagaacaacaCAGCTGAATGTGAGGAACAAGAGGAAGAAGGAAAGAACAATGAGGACGAAACTGAAGAGGGAGGTGAGGAAGAGGGACTAGAGCATAGAGCTGATGAAGGAGGCAGTGAAGAGGAGGTGTGA
- the prkag2 gene encoding 5'-AMP-activated protein kinase subunit gamma-2 isoform X3 produces MNGDCRAGAADGMTEQQDLDDAVSEESERDIYMRFMKCHKCYDIIPTSSKLVVFDTTLQVKKAFFALGANGVRAAPLWESKKQSFVGMLTITDFINILTRYYKSPMVQIYELEEHKIETWRELYLQETFKPLVHIPPDASIFEAVYSLIKNKIHRLPVIDPISGNALYILTHKRILKFLQLFVCEMPMPAFMKQSLQQLGVGTYSNIAYIHPDTPLITALSVFTHRRVSALPVVDHNGRVVDIYSKFDVINLAAEKTYNNLDVTVTQALRHRSQYFEGVMKCNRLETLETIVDRIVKAEVHRLVVVDEDSRIVGIVSLSDILQALVLTPAGLERKESISSQPTEVDTAESETPHRIEPDQNQEQELEPEALKKPELDKESNEDSETAFREASQSCQQRETEEAKAEQREEEGDEETPQRETAETEGQGAEEETHRKTEEKEEAMVEGKEEEVDEKTQEEEQEKKSGEEEEEGEKTEEENNTAECEEQEEEGKNNEDETEEGGEEEGLEHRADEGGSEEEV; encoded by the exons GCCGGGGCTGCAGACGGCATGACGGAGCAGCAGGACCTAGATGATGCAG TGTCCGAGGAGTCAGAAAGAGACATCTACATGCGCTTCATGAAGTGCCACAAGTGTTATGACATCATCCCCACCAGCTCCAAACTGGTGGTGTTCGACACAACACTGCAG GTTAAGAAGGCTTTCTTTGCTTTGGGGGCCAACGGAGTTAGAGCCGCTCCACTTTGGGAGAGCAAGAAGCAGAGCTTTGTTG GAATGTTGACCATCACAGACTTTATTAACATCCTGACCAGATACTACAAGTCGCCCatg gtGCAGATCTATGAACTGGAGGAACACAAGATTGAGACATGGAGAG AGCTGTACCTGCAGGAGACTTTCAAACCTCTAGTCCACATCCCACCTGATGCCAG CATATTTGAAGCTGTTTACTCTCTGATCAAGAACAAGATCCACCGCCTCCCTGTCATCGATCCGATCAGTGGGAACGCACTCTACATCCTGACCCACAAAAGAATCCTGAAGTTCCTTCAGCTCTTT GTGTGTGAGATGCCCATGCCGGCCTTCATGAAACAGTCTCTGCAGCAGCTCGGCGTCGGGACATACTCCAACATTGCCTACATCCACCCTGACACGCCGCTCATCACCGCGCTGTCCGTCTTCACTCACCGCCGCGTCTCCGCCCTCCCTGTTGTCGACCACAACG GTCGGGTGGTGGACATCTACTCCAAGTTTGACGTCATT aaccTGGCTGCCGAGAAGACCTACAACAACCTGGACGTGACAGTCACTCAGGCGCTGCGGCACCGCTCGCAGTACTTTGAGGGGGTCATGAAGTGCAACAGACTGGAGACGCTGGAGACCATCGTGGACCGCATTGTGAAGGCCGAG GTTCACAGGCTGGTTGTGGTGGATGAAGATTCTCGTATTGTTGGCATCGTGTCGCTGTCTGACATCCTGCAGGCTTTGGTCCTCACTCCTGCAG gtctgGAACGGAAGGAGTCCATCTCCTCTCAGCCCACAGAGGTTGACACAGCTGAGTCAGAGACACCTCACAGAATAGAACCGGATCAGAATCAGGAACAGGAGCTGGAACCTGAGGCTCTAAAGAAACCCGAACTGGACAAAGAGTCTAATGAAGACTCAGAAACAGCTTTCAGGGAGGCTTCACAGAGCTGCCAGCAAAGGGAGACAGAGGAAGCAAAAGCAGAGcaaagggaggaggaaggagatgaGGAGACGCCACAGAGAGAGACAGCGGAGACGGAAGGACAGGGGGCCGAGGAGGAGACGCATAGAAAGAcggaggagaaagaggaggcCATGGTGGAGGGGAAGGAAGAAGAGGTGGACGAGAAAACCCAGGAGGAGGAACAGGAAAAGAAGAGtggtgaagaggaggaagagggggagaagacagaggaggagaacaacaCAGCTGAATGTGAGGAACAAGAGGAAGAAGGAAAGAACAATGAGGACGAAACTGAAGAGGGAGGTGAGGAAGAGGGACTAGAGCATAGAGCTGATGAAGGAGGCAGTGAAGAGGAGGTGTGA